In Chionomys nivalis chromosome 26, mChiNiv1.1, whole genome shotgun sequence, the genomic window TTCTTTCTACTGCTATATTCTCTCATCATTTCATCACAACACACATTCAAGCCCTTTCTAAGGAATATAGAATGGAGGAAAATTTCTGGGTTATATAGTATGTAGTAATATCCaaatattatatttagatatttattaTCCATAGTTCATTAACTTTCAACTTTAAACTTCTTAGATTTGCAGTTTCAAATCTTTTCCCCATTTTACAGGTATTGCTTCAAGCCTTCTAACCACTAGTTTTATAAGCATATTTGAAGTCCATCAAGTCCTCTCTTTTTCAGGGGTATAGAGGAATACAGCAATCATCACCCTGGGTTCATATGTGGTGTACTGGGTATTTTTGTATGCCAACTTGACAAAAACTAGAGTCATTAAAGGAAAGAACCTTAgatgaggaaatgcctccttgagatccagctgtaaggcattttattAATCAGTGATAACTAAGGCATTTTATTAATCAGTGATAACTGGGGGAGGGTctagtccatggtgggtggtgtcatccctgggctgctggtcctgggttctataagaagggaggctgagcaagccatgggaagcaagtcacTAGGAAGCACCCCTCTGtggcctcagttcctgcctccaggatcctgccctttttgtttctgtcatCACTTCCTTCAGGAATAAACAGCAATGTTGAagtataagacaaataaaccctatCCTCTCCAATattctttttggtcatggtgtttttctgaagcaatagaagccctaactaagagaTATGGTATAAACTCTAGTCAGTATGTATTCCATGACTTAATAATGTTGCTTTTATACTCCTGCATAAAACACTGGCATTTGTATTATATTGGTCTGACATTAAACTCATGCTCCTAGCCTTTGCCTTTAACAGCTTCTATATACTGACTACAACTTTATTCTGTCTTGTCTCCATTCTACTGCAATGACGCTGTCAGAATTCTCAATGATGAAATTTTCTTCACTttacttcttcttttcttgtgGCTATATCCTTATCCTAGGATATTAGCTTACCATCACTGTTTATTAGACAAATGCTTCTCTCTCATCTACGAAACTCATCATTTTTACCTTATCCATATCCAATTCATTTGGAGTTCATTGCTACTTTCCTGGCATAGCCCTTAAAGAACATTTGGACTTTTATTACAGCACATCCTTTGTTCTGACTTATGCTACTTCTCTTTTCCAATATTTAGTTAtctatattttgagaattttatatatagatagatatatatgaCACTATATTTCTATAATAtgccaccttttcttttttctgtccatTCCTTTTGTATATCCCTTATTCCTAAAATTTATTAATGTttgtagatagacagacatagacatacacacttAGAATTTGTGTATTTCATTTAGAGTTGCTTATATATGACTGTGTTTAGGACTGACCTCTTGAAATTATATAACATATTGGAAGTCTTCTACCTGGAGAAGACTGGTTTTCCCTCTCTTGgaaactattatttttatgtaattctATCTAGGGTCTGGACCTGGTGAGATTTCCCATATCCATGTGGTCATGTCAAttgatgttattatttttcaggACTTATTTAGCTAACTATCTTGGTGATGTTTACTAAATGCAGCTTTCCTGTCATATACAGAAGATAGTATCTCACAAAAGGCATGCTCCCTCTCTGGCATCAATCTATCAAACTCATTTTCTGTCATGCTTCCCAAGTCATAGTGGTTGTGTTGTACATAAGTAGTTTTGTGCTTGGCAATCTGTGGTCAGTTCTCTGCCTTTTCACTgactgtggctttctgtaatgctACACTAAATTAGAAACtacttgataaaataaaaatacattaccTTGTATGTACTTTTTACCTACCACAGAAAAAGAGCATAGTGAAGTGTATATTCtgctaattcatttttaaatgaactgagTGATATATAATTATCAAGAAATTTATcaataaacattagcccaaggcaaacacgcccccaatgggtggggctatatccctacatccaAGCAAATTCATACTGGGTTCAGAATTCATGACATTTTTCTGATAAGTTTCTCTATTAAATTGAACAGAATATTCCCATTCCCTTGGATTATATCCCCCCTATTTAAAGTTATTACTATAGAAATAGCATTGCATTCAATTCcattgtaattattattttattcaaaattacgATGCTTAAGGATTTTTTGAGTCTTCAAAATACAATGGCAATGCTCATTAATGGTAGGAGAAATCAACCTCCCATTCACTTATTACTATAGATTAGGTGCAGACGAGAGCATCAGGTACAGGCAGTGGAACTTCTAATTTAATTCTTCAAATGCTATACAGCATTCCAAGAGTactgctttttttgagacacccTAGAGATTATGAATCAAATCTGGTAATCTTGTTTTTGCATGTACAGGCACGTTTTTGGCCACAGAGGAAGAATCAATGTAAATGAATCTATTGATCCTTTTCAAAATTCAACTATAAACCAATTTAGAATCAGATTTATTAGATGTCAAGTGCAAAAATCTGTCAAGATCTGTGACATAACAAAGACACTGgcaagcattaggaagaaacaataaggcttttgtttttctctttaaactgTAAGTTGAATCACAATAATTTGTTGCCCATGAAAATACAACTAACATTAATACTTAAGTCTCTCTAAATTATTCCCATTTGACATTATCTGAGAAGCATATTATAAAGGAATCCCAAGAAGGCCTTTCTTTACGTCCCACTGATTTCTctacctttcaaaataaaacctCATGGCAACCATTTCTTCTTAGAAAATATAAgagcaggaagaaaacaaaacctttccaCGTTGTTATTTGTGAATCCACttccttaggtttttttttttgttttgttttgttttttgttttttgttggtttttttttttttggtggttaaagacaaattcagatatgCTGAAATGGCCTTCCTTTGCTGTGGACGTCCATCTTGTGGCCAGCTTTATATAGCATAACAGATGAGTCTTAATTACTTGTATCTTAATCATTTCAATATAAGAAGCATTGTCCCTCCTTTACATTCACTGCATAAAAATCAGAATGAGTAAGTAATGATTTCATCATTGCTGGCTTACCCCAAGCTGATATGTCAAAGATTCTTATAAATCTACATCCAAGCAGTGTCTTCCCAACACATACACCAGGACTGGTgtatatatgaactcacagatgcTGTGGCAGCATACACAGTCCTGCACAGGTTCACGCCAGACAGGAAGCTAGAACTGAGAAGGAGAAGTGTACACAAGTTCCCATTATCAACCATGATGCCTTCTGTAATTGCTACCCTCTTGCAAGAGAAAAATTAGTATTTTCTAACAGAGTCTAACTGTGTATATTAATCACACTTCAGGGCAGACCCCCCCCACTTGGGAATAATTGTctaacacaaaatgaattcaatggAGTTTTGTAGACTTTTTGACTAATATTGCttcagttatttttgtttgttggtcttttgcttatatattttggtttccgtgtgtgtgtgtatgtgtgtgtattttattttttatttatttttttcaagttgtCAGTTTCTTTTAATCCTCCATAGGCAACACTGCAATTCCTGAATCAACCTTAAATTGGCACAGCACCTACGTAGACAGCTTCAATACCAACCTGACacaaaagacaggaaaatgaCCCACCAGCTTGTTGTGGGAAGAGAGTTCttccttccccagtgctgaggtgaAGGAAAGCACTACCTAATCCTCTGAAACCGAGTGACTGGGTATCGGTGGGCTCAGGAAGATCCCACAGGAGTTCAGCGATTCCATTCACCATCCTTACCCCATTCACCAGGCTCTCCTTCCAAGGAGTTCATGATTCACCCCAAAACCCAAAGTCCTCATGagcctccccacacacacacaaggaagagaATGTGGACAAGGAGACGGTTGGTGGTGGTCAGGCCTTTGTCATGAGCACTGTTCCTCAGAGCTACACTCAGTGAGTTAGTCCCTGGAAGGTGGGTTCAGTGCATGGGGGCAAGGCTATGGGCTGGTTCAGCAGCTTGTCCATCATGCCAATTTTAGCATCTTGCTTCTCAATGTCTTCGTATGGAGTCCACGACAAGTCATGTTGCAGCTTGTAGGCACCAAGGAAGTCATGTGGACAGCCTGCTCCCCATTCCTCTGGAGAAATGATGGACAAGTACTGCTGGCCACTCTCCCGCTGGTAAAGATAGTAAATGGTGCCAGGTTTTTTCACCATATTACAAGCCACGTGGTGCAAGTCAGCATCTCTGCGAGCATCTTCCAGTACCTTCCTAGCTTGTTCTTGCAAGTGTTGGATTTGCTCAGCAATGACTGTCAGCTTGTTAGTAGCATTTGCTCGAATGAATTCATCAGCCTTTTGCACCTGCTCGGCGAGCGCCACGAGGTCTAAGGGATCCCCGACCCGGTTGGTGTGGTAGGGGCTCACCAGAGCCAGGCCGCCGGGGGTCGGGGTGAGCTCCACCAGGGCTCCTCCAGGACCGGTCGCCTCCTGTACCCTTAGATTTCCAGGGCCTTTTTCCAATCGGCCGGGAGCCGCCGGGTCCACCATGACAGCACTTCGGctccctattttttatttttttaaaaaaagaaaacaaactatcttttcttattttacataccaatcccagttcccattctgtCTCCTCCAATTCCCTCTACTTTCCTCCCTAcctcacctcccatccactctcAGAGAGCACATTGCCTTGAGAAAGGACCAAGGCTCTGCTTATTAtatctagtctgagcaaggtatcaatcccaagagaatgggtttcaaaaagccaatacaagcagtagggttaatcctagtgccactgccagtggccccctaccttctgccccagccatacaactgtcacccacattcagagggtctagtttgtcctatgctggttccttctctgtccagccagagttgatgagctcccattagctcatttAAGcgtttcagtgggtgttcccatgatgatcttgacctctttgcaaatattcttactcctcccacttttcaactggactttgggagctcagccctgtGTTCCACTGTAGATCTCCACCTCTGTTACCATtacttgctggatgaaggttctatggtgacatttaagatagtcatcgaTCTGAATACAGTActaggccagttcaggcacccactcCTTTATTGCTCAGGTttttaactggggtcatccttgtagattcctgggagtttctctagtgccaggtttcttgctagccacataatggctctgtcaatcaagatatctctttccttgttctccatctctgtctttccctcatctcaactatccctttttcctcaagttctccttccccatccccttctttcctcctcctcccttcccaccctaacttttccccccacctcccactcccaattttgtcaggagatcttgtctatttctctttcccaggaggacctatatatgtttctctcaGGGTTAACATAGTTACttagcttctccagcaccacggaCTATAGActtattatgtttttctttaagctagtatccacttatgagtgactgcataccatgttcctctttctgggtctggggttcctcactcaagatttttttctagttcccccaattttcatgcaaatgtcaagatgtcattgttttatccCATTTAGTAGTCCTCCaaaatatgtgtacatgcaccacattttctttatccattctttggttgaggagaatttgggttgtttccaggtcctggctctTACaactaatgctgctatgaacatagctgaataAATGTCCCTGTAGTATGGTTGACATTCTcttggtatatgcccaagagtggcattgcttGGTCCTGAGATAGGCtgattcttaattttctgagaaaccaccatactgatttccagagtggttgtacaaatttgcattcccaccagcaatggaggagtgttccctttattccacatcctcttcaggacaagctataattggtgtttttgatcttagtcattttgactggtgtaagatggtatctcagagtcattttgatttgcatgatTTGCATCCCCAATGGttaagatgttgaacatttccttaaaggtctttcagccatttgagatttttctgttgagaattctctgtttagatctgtatcccattttttaattggatttttggaattttgatgtcaaatttctttagttctttatatattttggagatcagtcctttgtgatgtgttgcctttctgtcttattgactatgtcctttgctttacagaagcttctcaggttcAGGAGGTTCATTTATTTAGTGTTGTTCTCTGTTGGCAGAGcttcttgtttgttcctgactgcccagactcaCAAAATATTCACTCAGgaactctattatttaaatcactgcttggccaatcatttatgcttatatctttggttaactcatttctgttactttatattttaccatgaagttcatggcctaccagcaaggctCTGGCTGGTGGctcttgtctttctcctctggcagctccatgacttctccctgactccaccttcttcctcccagcattcagttcagtcttcactgtttagctctattctgccttatcactggtcaaagcagcttctttattcattaaccaataaaatcaaaacagagaCATAAGGActtcccactccatttccccttttctgtttaaatagaaaggaaggatttaactttaacattataaaattacatataacaaaacgggtATTAAGCAAAATTTATAGTTACaattttatatctactttatcttttatcataatcaaagaaaactataactattattcaactccatcaaagaccccagaaggatataatattatctaagtaaacaggaagtgcattgtaagcagcttTCAAAACTTTAGTATTGACAGAGatattttgctgcctggacagtcacccaaagttcttttgt contains:
- the LOC130867058 gene encoding uncharacterized protein C1orf50 homolog; protein product: MVDPAAPGRLEKGPGNLRVQEATGPGGALVELTPTPGGLALVSPYHTNRVGDPLDLVALAEQVQKADEFIRANATNKLTVIAEQIQHLQEQARKVLEDARRDADLHHVACNMVKKPGTIYYLYQRESGQQYLSIISPEEWGAGCPHDFLGAYKLQHDLSWTPYEDIEKQDAKIGMMDKLLNQPIALPPCTEPTFQGLTH